In the Pongo abelii isolate AG06213 chromosome 18, NHGRI_mPonAbe1-v2.0_pri, whole genome shotgun sequence genome, tcgcaggcgtgagccacggcgcctggccgaagtcgctagttttttaaaaatcagatcatttttagaaaatagaagGCAGTGGAAGAGTCTGTTTGCCCCGTGCTCTGCCCCCTTGAGACACGCGGCTGAGGGTGCTTAGGGTGCTGTTCGTTAGGCGGCTTCTGGTCACCAAGAGTCTCCTTTTGGTTTCTCACTCCGTGGTCATTTGGGTCCCTGCGGCCTTACTGTGACCCGCGCTGGAGCAAGCCTCCAGGTCCTCCTGTGCCATCGCCCCTGCCCGGAACCCCTGCTCCTCAGACACGGCCATCCCAGGAAGTGGGGGCCTGCTCAGGGCAGCAGCTGGGAGGTGTGGTCAGGGCCCCCCAGCCTCACAGAATACTTGGAGCCTGAGCCAGCCCATCAGCCGGGAGGCAGGACTTCTGCTCTCTTTCTAGAGTTTTCAGTGTAATGCGAATAGGGGTGTTCGCCACAGAAAACAGGTCAGCATAAAAAGTTATCCCTCTCCAGCCTTTTAGCATTTGTTTTATGTCCATATAAACTTCTTCAGTGTAATGTgttgtgtgtttatatatttatttcttaaaaatcatgctgggccgagcacggtggctcacgcctgtaatcccaggactttgggaggccgaggcaggcggagcatgaggtcaggagatggagaccatcctggctaacacggtgaaaccccgtctctactaaaaatacaaaaaaattagctgggcatcggccgggcacggtggctcactcctgtaatgccagcactttgcgaggctgaggtgggcggatcacaaggtcagagcgagaccatcctggctaacatggtgaaacaccgtctctactaaaaatacaaaaaaaaaattagccggacatggtggtgggcgcctgtagtcccagctactcaggaggctgaggcaggagaatggcgtgaacccgggagcggagatcgtgccactgcactccagcctgggtgacagagtgagactccgtctcaaaaaaaaaaaaaaaaaaaaaatcatgctgggctgggcacagtggctcacacctctgatcccagcactttaggaagttgaggcaggaggccaggagttcaagaccagcctgggcaacatagcaggaccccatctctaaaaaatgtttaaaaaaacttagccagacgtggtgactcacacctgtattcccagccactcgggaagctgaggctcagaatatcaggctgcagtgagccatgatcgtgctactgcatgaaccccagcctgggtgacagagtgagaccctgtctcaggaaaaaaagaaaatgccatccGCAGTGCTGGGACCTGCATTCTCACCTCACCTGGGTTGCACGTCTCTCCTTGGCCAGCATGCACCCTTCTACGTGTACTGCTGCTGTCTTCAGCATCTGCACGGTACATTTCACCGCCGCTTACTCGGCTGTCCCCTGAGGCTGGACATTTGTGTCTGGTTTGTCGTTATCAGCGCCACTGTGACACACATCCTCAGTTACTTCCGAGTTGTGGGCTTGCCACGCGGGAGGTTGCCACGTGGGAGGTTGCCATGCGGGAGGTTGCCACGCAGGAGAGTGGGCTGTGTTGTACGCTTTGGTGGCCCACTCCCcagtctctccccctcccccagcagcAAATGAGCCAGCCCCAGTCCCTGTGCCCCAGCCTCCAGGGTTAACCCCTGGGTGTGCATTTGTTTATTCTGAATCTTATCATTTATCGCCCACCAGACTGACTTGGCCGTCTCTGGCCTCGAAGGGTCTCCCTCAGCAAGAGGTGTCCTTCCTGAGCTGTCACTCCATCCTGAGCAAGGCCTTTGCCCTAGGAGCTTAGTAATTTCAATCTTGTACTAAACAGGACCTGGGGGCTACACTTCAGTCTTCCAGATATCGAAAGATGGTTCTAAGAGGCTCTAAAAACCCTAATTTTCAGATGGACAGTGCCCTCTTCCTTCAGCCTCAGTCCCTTGTGTGATAGGCTCTTTCTTTACGTGAAGGTTTTGTCAGCCTAGGAGTAGGGTGGATCCCAGCTCATTGGCTGGATCTGGTTGCAGAATTGTAGGGTGTGAGTGGACGTTGGGGAGAGGCGGGCGTAGGGGAATGGGCCTGTGATGTCACCGTTTCGCCCGACAGGGCTCTGAGTGTGAGCAGTGTGCTCCCTTGTGCTGCTGGAGAGCCATGACTGTCACTGCCGAGATATTTAGGGCAGGTGGAAACAGCCCAGAGCTGAGCTCCAAGTAATTGGTCTCTAAGGGATGTGGCAGAAAGTCCCCGTGGCAAAACCTGCTCTGCCTGGCTGGGGAGCTTCACAGAAACTGTCCTGGAGGGACTGGCATTCTGCTTGCAAGTTTTAGGTTGGAAAACTCAGAAATGCCCCCACTCAGCTCTGTCCTGGGTACCCCTGGGGGGATTCACTGATGGACTGGCCGAGAGGACACTTAGCTTCCACAGCTGCACGTCCCCCGGCTGCAAGGACCCCTCATCTGCCTGCCCAGGAAACTTCCACAGGCTGATGGctccaggggagggaggggaagcgGCATTTCTGACACCATGGAAGGCACCCACCCTCCTGCTGCAGTCCTGCCAGGTGAGGGCAGGGGTGAGGGGCAGGGCTGCACCAGCTCTGTGTGGAGGGCACCGCTCATCTGCCCATCCGCCAAGTAATAAGCATCCTTGGCCCTGCCCGGGAACCGAGGCCCCTGCACCTGAGCGTCCCTGGGCCTGGGCTGGCCATGCGTGTCAGTGACCCCTGGTGACCGCCAAGTCTCTGTTGCAGGGGATCCTCTTGGTGTATGACATCACCAACCGCTGGTCCTTTGACGGCATCGACCGATGGATCAAGGAGATCGATGAGGTAGGCCTGGGTCTGGGGAGCCCTCCTGGGGAAGGCAGGCTGGATAGAGGTACCTGGGCCCCGGGTAGGCTCTGGATTCCCGCCTGCCACCCCTCCTGTGGCCCCGGCTCTGCACCCTGCACTGTCCCACGGCCTGCGCCTGGGCATGCTGGTCACTGTGCACGCGACGGCTGGTGGAGCCCAGCAAGACCAGGAGCTACGCGGCCACCCGGAAGGGCCTGCACTGTAGGGCCTGAGCCCTGGGCTCTGCCCACCGTGACCTCCCGCGGCCCCCACCCCATCATAGTCCAGACAGTGAGGGCGGGCCCTGCTGCGGCTGAGGGGTGGGTGGCATCCTGCGTTTGTGCCTCTGCTGAGTTCTGTGCCCCCAGCATGCACCCGGAGTCCCCCGGATCTTGGTTGGAAACCGGCTGCACCTGGCCTTCAAGCGGCAGGTCCCGACGGAGCAGGCCCGTGCGTACGCAGAGAAGAACTGCATGACCTTCTTTGAGGTCAGCCCCCTGTGCAACTTCAACGTCATCGAGTCCTTCACGGAGCTGTCCCGCATCGTGCTCATGCGGCACGGCATGGAGAAGATCTGGAGGCCCAACCGAGGTGGGTGGGCAGGCGCCGGCCAGCACTGTGGTCCCCGAACCCGGGCTGCCCTGATCAcatggaggctgaggggggccaGGGGCCAGTGAGGGAGGTTCAGGCAGGTCCCTTGGCCACGCGCAGTAGGGGCTCGGCCAGCGGCAGGTCAGTGACTTGGTAAGAGCAGCCTCGGGGGAGAGGCGGCAGCACCGGGGGGCACAGGAGCAGCTGGTGACCCCTCTCAGGGTGCTGCCGTGGCCGCTGCACTCTGCCATGCCTGTGGGTCCCTGGCATTGCTGGTGTGGGCAGTGTGTTCTCACTCGTTCCTGGTTCCGGGGCTGGTCCTGCTTCAGGGGAGCACAGGAGCCGTGCCTGCAGCTTTGTGTTGTGTCATCCACTCTTCCTGGGAGGCCACGTCCTTGATCAGAGGCCCCCGTGAAGCCCCCCTCAGGGAGGTGGTACTGTTGATTTTGTGGTGCCTCCCAGCAGGGTTCACTGCTGAACAGGGAGAGGGTGGCTGACGGTGTCATCGTCCTTCTTAAGAGGAAGcacaggcctggcacggtggctcactcctgtaatcccagcactttgggaggccgcagcaggtgggtcacctgaagtcaggagttcgagaccagcctggccaacacggtgaaaccctgtctctactaaaaatgcaaaaactaaccgggcgtggtggcgcacgcctgtaatcccagctactcgggaggctgaggcaggagaattgcttgaactcaggaggcggaggttgcggtgagcagagatcgcaccactgcactcgagcctgggcgacaggacaagaccccgtctcaaaaaaaagaaaggaagcacGGGGAGCCATGAAGAGCCTGGTTGTACCCCGGGCCATCATACCCAGCCCCCACCATACGGAGCTCCTCTCCCCAGCTCCGCAGACTTGAGCTGGTCAGTCGAGCTAGATTGAGTCAAAACCCAACCAGAGACACAGGAGAGGCTCCAGAGCAGGTTGGCTTGAAGGGCCAGATCGCACAGCCCTCACACAGGGAGCTGCAGcatccaggccaggagctgggcagagcGGCCTCTGGAAGCCCTGCAGCAGCACCGCCCAGCGTGCCTGGCTTTAGGGAGCAAGGCAGGGGATGGGGTGCCAGTGGACACATCTGTGCTGGGCGGAGAAGTTTGGGCGTCCAGGTCCTCCAGGAGCCCAGTCCTGGGAACACCACTAGGAGTGTGGAGACCCTGCCAGGCTTCTCTTGGGCAGCTCAGGTCTCCCTGCACAGGGCCTCCCCCCCACAGCCCCATGGTCTGACACCCCCTCTGCCCCACAGTGTTCAGCCTGCAGGACCTCTGCTGCCGGGCCATCGTCTCCTGCACACCCGTGCACCTCATCGACAAGCTTCCACTGCCCGTCACCATCAAGAGCCACCTCAAGTCCTTCTCGATGGCCAACGGCATGAACGCGGTTATGATGCACGGCCGTTCCTACTCGCTGGCCAGTGGGGCCGGGGGTGGCGGCAGCAAGGGCAACAGCCTCAAGAGGTCCAAGTCCATCCGCCCACCCCAGAGCCCCCCCCAGAACTGCTCGCGGAGTAACTGCAAGATCTCCTAGCGGGGACGGGCGGGGCCGCCTGTGCAGATGCCGGGAGGGCTCGAGCTGGACATTCCTGGCTGGACGCCAGGCCAGTGCCGCCTGCGTGGGGACTGTCCACACAGCTGCCTCAGAAGCGCCGGGCTTTCCTCACACCTGAGCTGGGTGCGAGGAGGAGCATGCACGGACCATGCGCAGCAGGCGGGAGGAGGGGGCGTGGCTGGGCTGCTGGTGCTTCCGGGAATCTTGGTCTGAAACAAGCCGGGCCTCCCCAGCTGCCTGGGCTCGACCGGCGGGGAGCCTGGTTCGCCTTTCTTATTTATATAGAGAACACTTcacttttttgtacatttttaaggGGCCTTCAGGGAAGCCTGGGTGTGGCCCGGTGGTGGTGCACTGGTGACTTCATGGCCACGCCAGCTGTGGGGACGCACTCGGGACTCCTCGAGAGGGGATTCGTGGCAGCGATGGCAAGGCATCCTGTGAATCCATGCGCTGCGAGTGGCGGGGCTGC is a window encoding:
- the RAB40C gene encoding ras-related protein Rab-40C isoform X3, whose protein sequence is MGSQGSPVKSYDYLLKFLLVGDSDVGKGEILESLQDGAAESPYAYSNGIDYKTTTILLDGRRVKLELWDTSGQGRFCTIFRSYSRGAQGILLVYDITNRWSFDGIDRWIKEIDEHAPGVPRILVGNRLHLAFKRQVPTEQARAYAEKNCMTFFEVSPLCNFNVIESFTELSRIVLMRHGMEKIWRPNRVFSLQDLCCRAIVSCTPVHLIDKLPLPVTIKSHLKSFSMANGMNAVMMHGRSYSLASGAGGGGSKGNSLKRSKSIRPPQSPPQNCSRSNCKIS
- the RAB40C gene encoding ras-related protein Rab-40C isoform X4, translating into MPLAGRPLLCRACCSSMAHTSFSSHRIAYLPGSLVWHVPQTGIDYKTTTILLDGRRVKLELWDTSGQGRFCTIFRSYSRGAQGILLVYDITNRWSFDGIDRWIKEIDEHAPGVPRILVGNRLHLAFKRQVPTEQARAYAEKNCMTFFEVSPLCNFNVIESFTELSRIVLMRHGMEKIWRPNRVFSLQDLCCRAIVSCTPVHLIDKLPLPVTIKSHLKSFSMANGMNAVMMHGRSYSLASGAGGGGSKGNSLKRSKSIRPPQSPPQNCSRSNCKIS